GAGAACGGCTGCCTAGACTGATGGCAGATCATCCGTGCGGCCCAGGTGAGGAGGAGCATGCCACTGTCGGAGGAGGAGCTTCGCCTGCTCGAGCAGATGGAGCGCGCACTCACCGAAGAGGACCCGAAGTTTGCGTCCACCTTGCGTGGCAGCTCGTTTCGTCGGGCCGCTCGTCAGCGTGCACTGCTGGCCGGGGTCGCGTTCCTCGGTGGAGTCGCCCTGCTGATGACGGGGCGGTGACCGAGCTCATCCCGGTTGCTGTCCTGGGCTTTGTGGTCATGCTGCTCAGCGCGACCTATGCGCTCTCTGCGCTGCGCGCCCGCCCACCCCGTCGGCGCATGACCAGGGTTCGCTCCACGACCGCATGGACCGCTGGCGCCACCGCCACGAGGACTGAGTCTCCTCAGGCGCCGTCTCCTCAGGCGTCTGCCGGCGGGTCGAGTTGATCGACCACGCCCGAAGCATGTTCCTGCCTGACGCGTGCGCCGCTGCGCGTCGTACGCCGGTGCAGTGAGCGTGGCCACCAGCGAGCCCGGCGTTGTGCTGCCGGCGATGCGCCGTCGCGCAACGCCTCGAGGCAGGTTTCGGTGTCCACGGCGAGCTGGTCGTCGAGCGGTGGCTGCTCCCCGGCCGGCGCGTAGCGCGCGGTCTCGAGCGTGGTCACCAGTCGTCGCAGCGCGGCCGGGGCTTCGGGCACCGAGTTGACGGTGCCGGCGAGCGCGAGACCAGTGGCGCGGGTGACCGTTCCTCGGGCCACGGCACGCCGAGGTCGATAGCGGTGTCGCGGAGCTCGGCCCACATCTCCTCGGGGGTCGCTGCTGCCATCCGACGGGCCCGGCGGCGGCGACGCAGTGCCGTGGCAGCGCTCCGAGCAGGAGCAGGGCGAACGCGCCGACGCCGACTGCCGGAAGCCAGGTCGTGAGGAGCTCGCTGGAGGTGTCCTGCCCGGACGACCCGGTCTCGGGGCGTGGCTTCGTGCCGGCCGAGATGGACGGCGAACGGTCGACGGGGTGGCAGTCGCAGAGGGCCCGCTCGACGGCTGCGCGGTGGGGCGGGTGTAGCCGGGAACGGCGACGGTGTGCGAGGTGGGCGTCGGCTCGAACATCACCCACCCGGCACCTGCGATGTAG
This genomic interval from Nocardioides cavernaquae contains the following:
- a CDS encoding DUF3040 domain-containing protein → MPLSEEELRLLEQMERALTEEDPKFASTLRGSSFRRAARQRALLAGVAFLGGVALLMTGR